A single window of Sphingobacteriales bacterium DNA harbors:
- a CDS encoding tail fiber domain-containing protein, which yields MIRYYIILFVLLVTNITIKAQTPDLVNFQGIARDASGNILPNKNISVRLSIINDNTSGNLLYSETRNITTNILGYFNIIIGGSGAISTSGVFSDIDWSSENKFLKTEIDPNGGSSFINLGTTQLISVPYALNSKTAEELSPEAKINLNNISQNGALAGQVIKWDGTNWVATQDLQSTTGSNLMAGTGLFIDNNNIIYNIGDGDSSSTNELQTLNLTGTTLSLSNGNSVMLPTGTTYSAGSGISITGNTIAAIDNSATNEFQTISKAGSTITLSNGGGSISDRDSQTLSISGTTLSISGGNNVTLPTGTTYSAGSGISITGNTIVAIDNSATNEIQTISKAGSTITLSNGGGSISDRDSQTLSISGTTLSISGGNNVTLPTGTTYSAGSGISITGNTIAATDSSTTNEFQTISKAGSTITLSNGGGSISDRDSQTLSISGTTLSISGGNNVTLPTGTTYNAGSGISISGNTIAATDSSTTNEIQTISKSGSTITLSNGGGSISDADAQTLSISGTTLSISGGNNVTLPTGTTYNAGSGISISGNTIAATDSSTTNEIQTISKSGSTITLSNGGGSISDADAQTLSISGTTLSISGGNNVTLPTGTTYNAGSGISISGNTIAATDSSTTNEIQTISKSGSTITLSNGGGSISDADAQTLSISGTTLSISGGNNVTLPTGTTYNAGSGISISGNTISNIGDNDASNDITTSTTAGGDLSGTYPNPNVVKIQNRTVSSTAPTNGQVLQWNQTTSRWEPTTISGGASLWTANGNDIYNNNTQNVGIGINPPLAKLHISSNSNNTTEGLLIEETENDTNRVGFKNTNGDGWMLKAYTGGTATNSSFSVFSVKGGGNILRMSGDGNSYFSGAVFTSCGMPSCSDVRYKKDIYKINNSLSNLMKIRGVNYYFKYNDFKDKNFSKEKQIGFIAQEIETIFPELVFTDEDGYKSVDYAKITPVLVEAIKELKNEIDGLRNENNTLKAEINDRLLNLEKVILL from the coding sequence ATGATTAGATATTACATCATTTTATTTGTTTTATTGGTTACAAATATTACAATAAAAGCTCAAACTCCCGACTTAGTTAATTTTCAAGGAATCGCAAGAGATGCAAGTGGAAACATCTTACCTAACAAAAACATTAGTGTAAGACTATCTATCATTAATGATAATACAAGTGGCAATCTTTTGTATTCTGAAACAAGAAATATTACTACAAATATTCTTGGTTATTTTAATATCATTATTGGTGGAAGTGGAGCAATATCTACATCAGGTGTTTTTTCTGATATTGACTGGTCTAGTGAGAATAAATTTCTAAAAACTGAAATTGACCCAAATGGAGGAAGTTCTTTTATTAATCTAGGAACAACACAATTAATTAGCGTGCCCTATGCACTAAATTCAAAAACTGCAGAAGAACTGAGCCCAGAGGCTAAAATAAATTTAAATAATATTAGTCAAAATGGTGCATTAGCAGGACAAGTTATTAAATGGGATGGTACAAATTGGGTTGCTACTCAAGATTTACAATCAACGACAGGTTCTAATCTTATGGCTGGCACTGGTTTGTTTATAGATAACAACAATATTATATATAATATAGGAGATGGTGATAGCTCATCTACAAATGAGCTTCAAACTTTAAACCTAACAGGAACAACATTAAGTCTTTCTAATGGTAATAGCGTTATGCTACCTACTGGCACTACTTATTCTGCTGGCTCTGGTATTTCTATCACTGGTAATACTATTGCTGCTATTGATAATTCGGCAACGAATGAATTTCAAACTATTTCTAAAGCTGGAAGCACTATAACACTTTCTAATGGTGGTGGCTCTATTTCTGATAGAGATAGTCAAACACTTTCTATTTCTGGTACTACGCTTTCTATCTCTGGTGGTAATAATGTAACATTACCTACTGGTACTACTTATTCTGCTGGTTCTGGTATTTCTATCACTGGTAATACTATTGTCGCTATTGATAACTCGGCAACTAACGAAATTCAAACTATTTCTAAAGCTGGAAGCACTATAACACTTTCTAATGGTGGTGGCTCTATTTCTGATAGAGATAGTCAAACACTTTCTATTTCTGGTACTACGCTTTCCATCTCTGGTGGTAATAACGTAACATTACCTACTGGTACTACTTATTCTGCTGGTTCTGGTATTTCTATCACTGGTAATACTATCGCTGCTACTGATAGTTCTACTACTAATGAATTTCAAACTATTTCTAAAGCTGGAAGTACTATAACGCTTTCTAATGGTGGTGGTTCTATTTCTGATAGAGATAGTCAAACACTTTCTATTTCTGGTACTACGCTTTCCATCTCTGGTGGTAATAATGTAACATTACCTACTGGTACTACCTATAATGCTGGTTCTGGTATTTCTATATCTGGAAATACTATCGCTGCTACTGATAGTTCTACTACTAATGAAATTCAAACTATTTCTAAATCTGGAAGTACTATAACGCTTTCTAATGGTGGCGGTTCTATTTCTGATGCTGATGCACAAACTTTATCTATTTCTGGTACTACACTTTCTATCTCTGGTGGTAATAATGTAACATTACCTACTGGTACTACCTATAATGCTGGTTCTGGTATTTCTATATCTGGAAATACTATCGCTGCTACTGATAGTTCTACTACTAATGAAATTCAAACTATTTCTAAATCTGGAAGTACTATAACGCTTTCTAATGGTGGCGGTTCTATTTCTGATGCTGATGCACAAACTTTATCTATTTCTGGTACTACACTTTCTATCTCTGGTGGTAATAATGTAACATTACCTACTGGTACTACCTATAATGCTGGTTCTGGTATTTCTATATCTGGAAATACTATCGCTGCTACTGATAGTTCTACTACTAATGAAATTCAAACTATTTCTAAATCTGGAAGTACTATAACGCTTTCTAATGGTGGCGGTTCTATTTCTGATGCTGATGCACAAACTTTATCTATTTCTGGTACTACACTTTCTATCTCTGGTGGTAATAATGTAACATTACCTACTGGTACTACCTATAATGCTGGTTCTGGTATTTCTATATCTGGAAATACTATCAGCAATATTGGTGATAATGATGCAAGTAATGATATAACAACATCTACAACTGCTGGTGGTGATTTAAGTGGTACTTATCCAAATCCTAATGTTGTTAAGATACAAAACAGAACAGTATCTAGTACTGCACCAACGAATGGACAAGTTTTACAATGGAATCAAACAACATCACGTTGGGAACCAACAACGATATCTGGTGGAGCTAGTTTATGGACTGCAAATGGTAATGATATTTATAATAACAACACTCAAAACGTTGGTATTGGAATTAATCCTCCGCTTGCAAAGCTACACATAAGTAGCAACAGCAATAACACTACGGAAGGATTACTAATAGAAGAAACAGAAAACGATACCAATAGAGTTGGATTTAAGAATACAAATGGTGATGGTTGGATGCTAAAAGCATATACAGGTGGCACTGCTACAAATTCTTCTTTTTCAGTTTTCTCGGTAAAAGGTGGTGGAAATATTTTAAGAATGTCTGGTGATGGTAATTCTTATTTCTCTGGTGCTGTATTTACATCTTGTGGTATGCCAAGTTGTTCTGATGTTAGATATAAAAAAGACATTTACAAAATAAATAATTCTTTATCTAATTTAATGAAAATTAGAGGTGTGAATTATTATTTTAAATACAATGATTTTAAAGACAAAAACTTCTCTAAAGAAAAGCAAATTGGTTTTATTGCTCAAGAAATAGAAACAATATTTCCAGAGTTAGTTTTTACTGA